The following are from one region of the Romeriopsis navalis LEGE 11480 genome:
- a CDS encoding V4R domain-containing protein, whose amino-acid sequence MSSLLSHHTSAKLKYPQKHCHYGFQDFFQFDPEDGTIVDWNNSQNLLATEDFILGLVNGLEEEVGEAATATMYTIGCEWGQKDAFFFEKWFEKEYGQSVRESNLMFMLETWWWPFTAQGWGRWEVDMSNRKDGFMFINLFDSAVARTLGDVGKPVCFLYAGLFSGFFTEMVRKQLSCIEIQCYSMGEAYCKFLIGAQERIDAAAFWLNEGASSKDIEQRLRAGAQR is encoded by the coding sequence ATGTCCAGCCTGCTTAGTCATCACACTTCCGCGAAACTCAAATATCCGCAGAAGCATTGCCATTATGGGTTCCAGGACTTTTTCCAGTTTGACCCAGAGGATGGCACGATCGTTGACTGGAACAATAGTCAAAATCTCCTCGCAACGGAAGATTTCATTCTCGGTTTGGTCAACGGCCTCGAAGAAGAAGTTGGCGAAGCCGCCACCGCCACCATGTATACGATCGGCTGTGAATGGGGTCAGAAAGACGCATTTTTCTTTGAGAAGTGGTTTGAAAAAGAGTATGGCCAGTCCGTCCGCGAAAGCAACTTGATGTTCATGCTAGAGACTTGGTGGTGGCCCTTTACCGCTCAAGGCTGGGGCCGCTGGGAAGTCGATATGAGCAATCGCAAAGATGGGTTTATGTTTATCAACCTATTTGATTCAGCGGTGGCCCGGACGTTAGGCGATGTGGGCAAGCCAGTGTGTTTTCTCTATGCAGGCTTATTTTCCGGCTTCTTTACCGAGATGGTGAGAAAGCAACTGAGCTGTATTGAAATTCAGTGCTATTCCATGGGAGAAGCCTATTGCAAATTCCTAATCGGCGCCCAAGAGCGCATCGATGCCGCCGCTTTTTGGCTGAATGAAGGGGCCAGTTCCAAAGATATTGAGCAGCGACTACGGGCAGGAGCACAACGATGA
- the sat gene encoding sulfate adenylyltransferase: MSYQRTDGIAPHGGELINRIATPEQKADFLSKADLLPRVTLDQRAVSDLEMIAIGGFSPLTGFMGKADYDGVVVDMHLASGLPWSVPITLSVSAAVAAPLEEGSYIRLDDETGRYIGVLQLTEKFTYDKKKEAINVYRTEEEKHPGVAVVYAQGEINLAGPIWLLDRDPHPLFPTYQLDPAISRAAFQEKGWKTVVGFQTRNPVHRAHEYIQKCAMEIVDGLFLHPLVGATKSDDIPADVRMRCYEILIDNYYPKDRVILGINPSAMRYAGPREAIFHALIRKNYGCTHFIVGRDHAGVGDYYGTFDAQHIFDEFDPAAIGITPLKFEHAFYCQVTNTMATIKTSPSTPEQRVHLSGTKVREMLRRGELPPPEFSRPLVAAELAKAMKASQ; the protein is encoded by the coding sequence ATGAGCTACCAGCGTACTGACGGTATCGCGCCCCATGGCGGCGAGCTAATCAACCGCATCGCCACCCCAGAACAAAAAGCCGATTTCCTGAGTAAGGCCGACCTTCTGCCCCGCGTTACCCTTGACCAACGTGCCGTTTCTGATCTGGAAATGATCGCGATCGGTGGCTTTAGCCCATTGACCGGTTTCATGGGAAAGGCGGACTATGACGGTGTTGTCGTCGATATGCACCTGGCTAGCGGCTTGCCTTGGTCGGTCCCCATTACGCTATCTGTCAGTGCGGCGGTGGCGGCCCCCTTGGAAGAAGGTAGCTACATTCGGCTGGACGATGAAACGGGTCGCTATATTGGCGTGCTGCAACTCACAGAGAAGTTTACCTACGACAAAAAGAAGGAAGCGATCAACGTTTATCGCACGGAAGAAGAGAAGCATCCTGGTGTGGCCGTGGTCTATGCCCAGGGTGAAATTAACCTGGCTGGCCCGATCTGGTTGTTAGATCGCGATCCGCATCCATTATTTCCTACCTACCAATTGGATCCCGCGATTTCCCGAGCGGCATTCCAAGAAAAAGGCTGGAAAACGGTGGTCGGGTTTCAAACGCGTAACCCTGTCCACCGTGCCCATGAGTACATTCAGAAATGTGCGATGGAAATTGTGGATGGTTTGTTTTTACATCCGTTGGTTGGGGCGACGAAATCGGATGATATACCGGCAGATGTGCGGATGCGCTGCTACGAAATCTTGATTGATAACTACTATCCGAAAGACCGGGTGATTTTGGGGATTAATCCTTCGGCTATGCGCTATGCGGGCCCCCGTGAAGCGATCTTCCACGCCCTAATTCGGAAGAACTATGGCTGCACGCACTTTATTGTGGGTCGTGATCATGCCGGTGTGGGCGACTACTATGGCACGTTTGATGCCCAGCATATTTTTGATGAGTTTGACCCGGCGGCGATCGGGATTACGCCGTTGAAGTTTGAGCATGCCTTCTATTGCCAAGTCACCAATACCATGGCGACGATTAAAACCAGCCCGAGCACTCCGGAACAGCGGGTTCATTTGTCCGGTACGAAAGTCCGTGAAATGCTCCGTCGCGGTGAGTTGCCGCCACCTGAGTTCTCTCGGCCATTAGTTGCCGCAGAATTGGCTAAAGCGATGAAAGCAAGCCAATAA
- the yidC gene encoding membrane protein insertase YidC, producing MDFGIGFLSNNVMLPILDTFHSVFPSYGLAIVALTLVIRIALYPVNAGALRNMRKTRATQPIMQKRMKQLQERYKNDPAKQQAEMSALYKEFGNPLAGCLPLVIQMPVLFALFATLRGSPFTNVPYSFNLDILPQEKLEQVVPQTFTTKPQNIYVADEVHAKIEGILPSGNKVGVGERLKVDFQTPDGKSFADLQAQYPDSNLQPRYKITSGAERVKLNEDGSIDTLQPGSAVVQVQIPGLAADKGFLFIDALGQSGPFEDNLWLTNPDGTETFNFKAIHFDIVAMILAYGASLYFSQKISGQGMGNANPQQEMITKFTPLMVAGIFFFAPLPAGVLLYMIIANLFQLGQSFMINREPLPEGVQKIVADAAIDVKATAASTDELPFERKKKKKDVPAANQQKKKKKKNA from the coding sequence ATGGACTTTGGAATCGGTTTTCTCTCCAACAACGTCATGTTGCCAATCCTCGACACTTTCCACAGTGTCTTTCCCAGTTATGGATTGGCGATCGTGGCTCTCACCCTGGTCATTCGGATTGCCTTGTACCCAGTCAATGCTGGGGCACTAAGGAATATGCGAAAAACGCGGGCAACGCAGCCGATCATGCAGAAACGCATGAAACAGTTGCAGGAGCGCTATAAAAATGACCCAGCCAAACAACAGGCCGAGATGTCAGCGCTCTACAAAGAATTTGGGAATCCGTTGGCGGGCTGTTTACCACTCGTAATCCAGATGCCGGTGCTGTTTGCACTATTTGCAACGTTGCGTGGGTCGCCATTTACCAATGTGCCTTACTCCTTCAATCTGGATATTTTGCCCCAGGAAAAGCTGGAGCAAGTCGTACCACAGACCTTCACTACTAAGCCCCAAAACATCTATGTGGCCGATGAGGTACATGCCAAGATTGAGGGGATTTTACCCAGTGGCAATAAGGTGGGTGTGGGTGAGCGGCTGAAAGTTGATTTCCAAACACCGGATGGTAAGTCCTTCGCTGATTTACAAGCCCAATATCCCGATAGCAATTTGCAGCCGCGCTATAAAATCACTTCGGGCGCCGAACGGGTGAAGCTGAACGAAGATGGTTCGATTGATACCTTGCAGCCCGGCAGTGCCGTCGTCCAGGTGCAAATTCCCGGTTTGGCCGCCGATAAAGGCTTTCTGTTTATCGATGCCTTGGGCCAGAGTGGACCATTTGAAGACAATCTATGGTTGACCAATCCCGATGGCACAGAGACCTTCAATTTCAAGGCAATTCACTTTGATATTGTGGCGATGATTTTGGCCTATGGTGCGAGCTTGTACTTTAGCCAAAAGATTTCGGGCCAAGGCATGGGCAATGCCAATCCTCAGCAAGAGATGATCACCAAGTTCACACCGTTGATGGTGGCCGGAATCTTCTTTTTCGCACCTTTGCCAGCGGGAGTCTTGCTCTACATGATCATTGCTAACCTGTTTCAGCTCGGTCAATCGTTCATGATTAATCGTGAGCCACTGCCTGAAGGAGTACAGAAAATTGTGGCGGATGCCGCGATCGACGTGAAGGCCACAGCAGCCAGCACCGATGAGCTACCGTTTGAGCGCAAAAAGAAGAAAAAGGATGTGCCAGCGGCAAATCAGCAAAAGAAGAAAAAGAAGAAAAACGCTTAA
- the murA gene encoding UDP-N-acetylglucosamine 1-carboxyvinyltransferase encodes MSKTVNSPEQTPVLRVWGGQKLSGEVVISGAKNSALVLMAGSLLCSEACRISNMPGLADVKTMTKLLSALGLTVKRDHDVMEIDASGLNTSEAPYELVSKMRASFFIVGALLGRTGIARVPLPGGCSIGDRPVDIHVRGLQALGADVHVEHGVLHAYVRGGKKRLQGGHAYLDFPSVGATENILMAATLAEGETIIENAAREPEIVDLANFCIAMGAKIQGAGTDKIVIQGVERLHSCDYSVIPDRIEAASFLLAGAITRSEITVAAVCPEHLTPVLAKLAESGITVVADGPNRLRVIPTETYRGVDIETLPHPGFPTDVQSPFMSLLTLAEGSSVITEKLFENRLQHVAELNRMGADIRLKGSVAIVNGVARLSGAPVMATDLRASAALVIAGLAADGETVISGLHHMDRGYSDLEGKMRGLGAKLERTMVDVVSENPEPATAQ; translated from the coding sequence ATGTCCAAAACTGTGAATTCACCTGAGCAAACCCCCGTGCTGCGGGTGTGGGGCGGGCAAAAACTGAGCGGCGAAGTCGTTATCAGTGGCGCGAAAAACTCTGCCCTGGTGCTGATGGCCGGGTCACTGCTCTGTTCTGAAGCCTGCCGGATCAGCAATATGCCGGGGCTGGCAGATGTGAAGACGATGACGAAGCTCTTGTCTGCCCTCGGCTTAACTGTCAAGCGCGATCATGACGTGATGGAGATTGATGCCAGCGGTCTCAATACTTCCGAAGCGCCATACGAACTAGTCAGCAAGATGCGGGCGAGTTTCTTCATTGTGGGTGCACTGCTAGGGCGGACGGGGATTGCCAGAGTGCCATTGCCGGGTGGCTGTTCCATCGGCGATCGACCAGTGGACATTCACGTGCGTGGTTTGCAGGCATTAGGGGCGGATGTGCATGTCGAGCATGGTGTCTTGCATGCCTATGTGCGTGGGGGCAAAAAACGCCTTCAGGGTGGACATGCCTACCTGGATTTCCCCAGTGTTGGGGCAACGGAAAATATTTTGATGGCTGCGACCTTAGCAGAAGGTGAAACCATCATTGAGAATGCTGCCCGTGAACCAGAAATTGTCGATCTGGCGAATTTCTGCATTGCGATGGGGGCAAAGATTCAAGGTGCGGGCACGGATAAGATTGTAATTCAGGGCGTTGAACGCTTACATAGTTGCGACTACAGCGTGATTCCTGATCGGATTGAAGCGGCTTCGTTTCTGTTGGCCGGTGCGATCACCCGCTCAGAGATTACGGTTGCGGCGGTTTGTCCGGAGCATTTGACGCCGGTTTTGGCGAAGCTGGCAGAATCGGGGATTACGGTGGTTGCTGATGGTCCAAACCGGTTGCGGGTAATTCCGACTGAGACGTACCGCGGGGTTGATATTGAGACATTGCCTCATCCGGGGTTCCCGACGGATGTTCAGTCCCCATTTATGTCGCTCTTGACGTTGGCGGAAGGCAGCAGTGTTATCACCGAAAAACTGTTCGAGAATCGATTGCAGCATGTGGCTGAACTGAATCGGATGGGGGCGGACATTCGATTGAAGGGCAGCGTGGCGATCGTCAATGGCGTCGCTCGCCTTTCTGGGGCGCCGGTGATGGCAACTGACCTCCGGGCATCAGCCGCACTGGTTATTGCCGGTCTCGCCGCTGACGGTGAAACGGTCATTAGTGGTTTGCATCATATGGATCGTGGTTATTCCGACCTTGAAGGGAAAATGCGCGGTCTGGGGGCAAAGCTGGAGCGAACTATGGTCGATGTGGTGTCGGAAAATCCCGAACCGGCGACGGCGCAGTAG
- a CDS encoding M48 family metallopeptidase — MGVNPVPLLGLKADQFRHPLDRQATNNLKQFPGFDFAIRSLLGSVTEQFFYMENISSSILVGEQQLPWLHKLLLDACATLDLEVPQLYVRQNPVPNAYTMAMRGKQPFIMMHTALLDLLEPAEIQAVIAHELGHLKCEHGVYLTLANLIVLASNQLPLPWGPLVTQGLQSQMMTWVRCAEFSCDRAALLATQDPQITMSVMMKLCGGSPQLAKQLNLDAFIAQARAYDAASQTDLGGMLKEMQTAQRTHPLPVLRAKEIDRWASTAEYQNLVVKHSTIGYTKSRTTGEWWNW; from the coding sequence ATGGGCGTTAATCCTGTTCCGTTACTAGGCCTGAAGGCTGATCAATTTCGGCATCCCCTCGATCGGCAAGCCACCAATAATCTCAAGCAATTCCCCGGATTTGACTTCGCGATTCGCAGTTTACTAGGAAGCGTCACTGAGCAGTTTTTCTACATGGAAAACATCTCATCGAGTATTTTGGTCGGTGAGCAACAGCTGCCCTGGCTGCATAAGTTATTGCTTGATGCCTGTGCGACCTTGGATTTAGAAGTTCCCCAGCTCTATGTTCGCCAGAATCCCGTGCCCAATGCTTATACGATGGCGATGCGTGGCAAACAGCCATTTATTATGATGCATACGGCGCTGTTAGATTTGCTTGAACCGGCAGAAATCCAAGCGGTGATCGCCCATGAGCTAGGGCATCTCAAGTGTGAACATGGGGTCTATCTCACCCTGGCAAATCTGATTGTTTTAGCCTCGAATCAATTACCGTTACCTTGGGGGCCGCTGGTTACCCAAGGATTACAGTCACAAATGATGACCTGGGTGCGTTGTGCGGAATTTAGCTGTGATCGGGCAGCGCTACTGGCAACTCAAGATCCCCAAATCACCATGTCCGTGATGATGAAACTCTGCGGTGGTTCACCGCAATTGGCGAAGCAGTTAAACTTAGATGCTTTTATTGCCCAAGCCAGAGCCTACGACGCGGCCAGTCAAACTGATTTAGGGGGAATGCTCAAGGAGATGCAAACCGCCCAAAGAACCCACCCACTGCCAGTTTTGCGGGCGAAGGAAATCGATCGTTGGGCCAGTACCGCTGAATATCAAAACCTAGTTGTAAAGCATTCCACCATAGGCTATACTAAATCTCGAACCACGGGCGAGTGGTGGAATTGGTAG
- a CDS encoding Jag family protein, with the protein MKTHMVYASSGVLHMGNHPSVDRGKQWLEQVLALSGLDVAVVAEIRESLCEHSCWLEIDPTNLNEAQQSALIGENGHVIDALQYLANVTLNLDVPEADKGAYTVDLSGYREARHQVLETLAEAAIAKLNAGNQEAEIPGLSAAERRQLHHWIEQNEELSTFSRGQEPERHLVVCRKAAVAPTE; encoded by the coding sequence ATGAAGACTCATATGGTTTATGCAAGTTCTGGCGTATTACACATGGGTAATCATCCTTCCGTCGATCGTGGCAAACAGTGGCTTGAGCAAGTCTTAGCACTTTCGGGACTTGATGTGGCGGTCGTCGCAGAGATTCGTGAAAGTTTGTGTGAGCATAGCTGTTGGTTAGAGATTGACCCAACGAACCTGAATGAAGCCCAACAATCCGCCCTGATTGGCGAAAACGGTCATGTGATTGATGCGCTGCAATATTTAGCCAATGTCACGCTGAATTTGGATGTTCCAGAAGCCGATAAGGGTGCCTATACCGTTGATTTGTCCGGCTATCGTGAAGCCAGGCATCAAGTGTTAGAAACATTGGCCGAGGCGGCGATCGCCAAGCTCAACGCGGGGAATCAAGAAGCCGAAATTCCCGGACTATCCGCCGCCGAGCGCCGTCAATTACATCACTGGATTGAGCAGAACGAGGAACTTTCCACATTTAGTCGCGGGCAGGAACCCGAACGGCATTTAGTCGTTTGTCGCAAAGCCGCGGTCGCCCCCACCGAATAA
- a CDS encoding PH domain-containing protein yields the protein MAIKEEVYFDGGPHKGDLILGIILAFTVICIPITVGAIVRALWLRYRITDRRLSITGGWLGRTQADAIYTEIDKVIAIPRGFGGWGDIGISLLDGSTLEMRAVPNFREVAAYIEERMETKQKEKEKASKK from the coding sequence GTGGCGATTAAGGAAGAAGTTTATTTTGATGGTGGTCCCCATAAGGGCGATTTGATCCTGGGCATCATCTTGGCGTTTACCGTAATCTGCATTCCCATTACTGTGGGTGCGATTGTCCGAGCCCTATGGCTGCGTTATCGGATTACCGATCGCCGACTGTCCATTACCGGTGGATGGTTAGGCCGCACACAAGCTGATGCCATCTACACCGAAATTGATAAAGTCATTGCGATTCCCCGAGGCTTTGGGGGTTGGGGTGATATTGGGATTTCCTTGCTGGATGGTTCCACATTAGAAATGCGGGCCGTGCCAAATTTCCGTGAAGTCGCAGCTTATATTGAAGAGCGCATGGAAACGAAGCAGAAAGAGAAAGAGAAAGCCTCCAAGAAGTAG
- a CDS encoding TrmH family RNA methyltransferase, with amino-acid sequence MLTSLQNPLAKQIRKLHKTKERRNQHLCLLEGSHLIEEACIVQLSLQVLCCTESWQQQYPKLYDRAADISQRVELVSPALLRSMATTVEPDGVIAIAPRQHQKPIAIRDFGLVLETIQDPGNLGTMIRTAAAVGVDGLLLSRNCVDLDNPKVLRASAGQWLRLPMAIAEDLPTQLQIYREQGMQVIATLPTAEQTLWDVDFTKPSLILMGNEGSGLSSAVAASANVAVRIPSAVGVESLNVSIAAALMLYEARRQRENTPLSSN; translated from the coding sequence ATGCTAACAAGTCTGCAAAATCCCTTGGCAAAACAGATTCGGAAGCTGCACAAGACGAAAGAACGGCGTAATCAGCATCTTTGCTTATTAGAAGGATCACATTTGATCGAGGAAGCCTGCATCGTTCAGCTATCGCTACAAGTACTGTGCTGCACGGAATCATGGCAACAACAGTACCCCAAGCTTTACGATCGCGCCGCCGATATATCCCAACGCGTCGAGCTGGTCAGTCCCGCGCTTTTGCGATCGATGGCCACCACCGTCGAACCCGATGGCGTCATCGCCATTGCCCCCCGTCAACATCAAAAACCCATTGCGATTCGCGACTTTGGATTGGTCTTGGAAACAATTCAGGATCCAGGCAACTTAGGCACAATGATCCGCACCGCCGCCGCCGTCGGCGTAGATGGATTACTCCTCAGTCGCAATTGTGTCGATTTGGATAATCCGAAGGTACTGCGCGCTTCCGCCGGTCAGTGGCTGCGACTGCCAATGGCAATCGCCGAGGATTTACCAACCCAGTTACAGATCTATCGTGAGCAAGGGATGCAGGTAATTGCAACGTTGCCGACCGCTGAGCAAACCCTATGGGATGTCGATTTTACAAAGCCGTCTTTAATTTTGATGGGCAACGAAGGGTCTGGCCTTTCATCAGCCGTCGCAGCCAGCGCCAATGTCGCGGTGCGGATTCCTTCAGCCGTTGGTGTGGAGTCACTAAATGTGTCGATCGCCGCCGCATTAATGCTATATGAAGCCCGACGACAGCGCGAAAACACACCTCTTTCGAGCAACTGA
- a CDS encoding DUF2808 domain-containing protein: MQFQKTSRRPIVQTLLKTALLTGCIAFGATALRTPVAVAQSGLTIFSGIKSGEELSYSLDFGGQPNQTDRYYLKIKKAKMQLAVSKFVITYPDYFDGQFNPKDIEIQVNGKSVAINEVNWDKDNYRLEIYPEEAVPAKKDVELVLSDVTNPDGGMYYFNCYTQSPGDVPILRKLGTWIISISR, encoded by the coding sequence ATGCAGTTCCAAAAAACTTCCCGTCGCCCGATCGTTCAAACGTTATTGAAAACAGCGTTATTGACTGGTTGTATTGCCTTTGGCGCGACGGCACTGCGCACGCCAGTGGCGGTAGCACAAAGCGGCTTAACTATTTTCAGCGGAATCAAAAGTGGTGAAGAACTCAGCTACTCGCTTGACTTCGGTGGCCAGCCCAATCAAACCGATCGCTACTACCTAAAGATCAAGAAAGCCAAAATGCAGTTGGCGGTGTCCAAGTTTGTCATCACCTACCCTGACTACTTTGATGGTCAGTTTAATCCCAAAGACATTGAAATCCAGGTCAATGGTAAGTCGGTCGCCATCAACGAAGTGAACTGGGATAAAGATAACTATCGACTCGAAATTTACCCCGAAGAAGCGGTACCCGCCAAAAAAGATGTTGAGTTAGTGCTTTCCGATGTCACTAACCCCGATGGCGGCATGTACTACTTCAATTGCTACACTCAATCACCGGGGGATGTCCCGATTCTGCGCAAACTGGGAACTTGGATCATTTCGATCTCCCGCTAG
- a CDS encoding phycobilisome protein, whose translation MLSQMQRLTTAAEGRYATDEELRFLPEYLRSYELRMQTYQQLQKSEITILKQVFSTVMQQAPELFSKAQPEQLKHCQQDTLQTLRYCAAAMLVNDADTLRERYLLWLQTIVRAFDKQHSNDLLYTAMQQAVKQHLSAAQADLIVPLIQDIHLMLSATA comes from the coding sequence ATGTTGAGCCAGATGCAACGGCTAACGACAGCCGCGGAAGGACGCTATGCCACCGATGAAGAGCTACGCTTTTTGCCGGAATATCTCCGCAGTTATGAACTGCGTATGCAGACCTATCAACAACTGCAGAAATCTGAGATTACCATCCTGAAACAGGTTTTTAGCACGGTGATGCAACAGGCACCGGAGCTGTTTTCGAAGGCGCAACCCGAGCAACTGAAGCATTGCCAACAAGATACGCTCCAGACCCTGCGCTACTGTGCCGCTGCGATGCTGGTCAATGATGCCGATACGTTGCGCGAACGTTATTTACTCTGGTTGCAAACGATCGTTCGGGCCTTTGACAAACAACACAGCAATGATTTGCTGTACACCGCGATGCAGCAAGCAGTGAAACAGCACTTGTCCGCAGCTCAAGCCGATCTCATCGTGCCGCTGATTCAAGACATCCATTTGATGCTTTCTGCAACAGCTTAG
- the rnpA gene encoding ribonuclease P protein component: MALPQENRLKRRQDFDWVYQTGIRRRATHLHIVAVQTKSPCSGGLNESQFGISISKKVSKLAVVRNRLKRQIKAALRSLLPQIKPGWSVVIIVRSSILGCNYWQILRELEQLLLKSEVIRGD, from the coding sequence GTGGCATTGCCCCAAGAAAATCGGCTCAAGCGAAGGCAAGACTTCGATTGGGTCTACCAAACTGGAATACGTCGAAGAGCGACTCATCTGCACATCGTTGCAGTTCAGACCAAGTCCCCATGTAGCGGCGGTCTCAATGAGTCGCAATTTGGCATATCCATCAGTAAAAAAGTCAGCAAGTTAGCCGTTGTGCGTAATCGGCTCAAACGCCAGATTAAGGCGGCTTTACGCTCGCTCCTGCCCCAAATTAAACCGGGTTGGTCCGTCGTAATTATTGTGCGATCGAGCATTTTGGGCTGCAACTACTGGCAAATTTTGCGAGAATTAGAACAGTTGTTGCTCAAGTCAGAGGTAATCCGTGGCGATTAA
- the rpmH gene encoding 50S ribosomal protein L34, with the protein MKRTLGGTSRKRKRVSGFRVRMRTQAGRNTIRARRRKGRARLAVA; encoded by the coding sequence ATGAAGCGCACTTTAGGCGGCACTAGCCGTAAGCGCAAACGCGTATCAGGTTTTCGTGTCCGGATGCGGACACAGGCTGGTCGCAACACAATCAGGGCACGTCGTCGTAAAGGCCGGGCACGTTTAGCGGTTGCCTAG